The genomic interval CCGGTCGGTTTCGAGCTTCTCGCAGCCGAGCCCCACGATCATCGCTTCGCCGCCGAAATTCGGGTTGCGGACCAGGTTTTGGAGCGTACGGATCGGAATTGCGGCTCCGGGGGCGTTGATGGCGATCCCGCAGCCGTAGCCATGGTTGACCGCGACGACGCCGTCGACGTTCGGATAGCGGGGGAGCAGCTCGTCCTCGATGCGGCGAACGAGAACATTCGTCACTCCCGCGACGCACTGCACGCTGGTCACGATCCCGAGGAGATTCTTCGTGCCGACGCTGCCGTCCGCATTCCGGTACCCGTCGAACGTATATCCCGAAAGCGGCGGGAGCGCGGGCGCGCGCCCCGTCTCGAGGGGGAGGGCGTCCAGCGCCGGCGGCTCGGGCAGCAGCACCAGCGACTCGTCGATCCAGCTTCCGCGCGGGATAGCTTTCGCGGCCCGCCCGATGACTTCGCCGTAGCGGATCACCGGCACGCCCTCCGGCAGGTCCGCCAGCGCGACCTTGTGGGCCGCGGGGACGGCCTCGCGCAGAACGGTACCGTCCTCCAGGACGGCGCCGGCCGGCAGCCCCCCGGGATCCGCGACGATCGCCACGTTGTCCCGCTCGTGGATCTTGATGGATCGCGCGCGCCCGCCCGTCATGCGGTCCCCCGCTCGATCACCCGGAAGCCGATGTCCACGATCTTCTCCGTCTCCCTTCCCTCGAACCGGGCGAGCAGCGCTTCGGCGGCCTTCCGCCCGACGGCGGCGCGGTCGATCCGCACCGTCGACAGCGAGGGGAACGTGTGCGCCGCGAAATCGAGGTCGCCGAACCCCACGATGGCCAGCTCGTCGGGCACCGACAGCCCGCGCGCCTGCGCCTCCATCAGCACGCCGTGCGCCAGCGTGTCCGAGCTGCAGAAAACCGCCAGCGGAAGAGGGCCGCGCTCCAGGAGGCGGGCGAGCCCCTCGCGCCCCAGCCGGAAATTGGATGGCGCGGGCACGACGGCGGTTGCGACGTCGGCGAACCCGTGCCGGCCGAGCACCGAGCGGTATGCCTCGTTACGGACCTCCGCGCGCGCGTCGTCGGCCGTCACCAGTCCGAACCGCCGGCGCCCCTTGGCGAGAAGATGCTCCGCCACGGCCTCCCCGACCTTCCCATGGGAGAAACCGACGAGCATGTCGATCGGGGTGGGTGTGATGTCCCACACCTCCACGATCGGGATCCGCGCGGCGATCAGCCGCCTGCGGCTCTCGTCGGAATGCGTGATGCCCGTCAGGAAAAGGCCGTCGGGACGTCTGCTGAGGATGGCCGCGAGCAGCGATTCCTCCCGGGAGGTCGGGTAGCCGGAGGTTCCCAGCAG from Thermodesulfobacteriota bacterium carries:
- a CDS encoding substrate-binding domain-containing protein codes for the protein LLGTSGYPTSREESLLAAILSRRPDGLFLTGITHSDESRRRLIAARIPIVEVWDITPTPIDMLVGFSHGKVGEAVAEHLLAKGRRRFGLVTADDARAEVRNEAYRSVLGRHGFADVATAVVPAPSNFRLGREGLARLLERGPLPLAVFCSSDTLAHGVLMEAQARGLSVPDELAIVGFGDLDFAAHTFPSLSTVRIDRAAVGRKAAEALLARFEGRETEKIVDIGFRVIERGTA